A part of Miscanthus floridulus cultivar M001 chromosome 6, ASM1932011v1, whole genome shotgun sequence genomic DNA contains:
- the LOC136460420 gene encoding uncharacterized protein — translation MEPLAEENQKLKEAINLLERHTQRARCERDLAESNARDLEHQKRVLSKQLATVKEQLQSKSEQLATASTQLKDASKHLEQLQKVSEQKKEQDVELGQLRQALEQLREEKAKETERASKLAEELNGDYSLFGVMVEVTSSLDGTL, via the exons atggaaccccttgccgaggagaaccaaaaactcaaggaggcgataaACCTCTTGGAGAGACACACCCAGAGGGCCCGAtgtgagcgagaccttgctgaatCCAACGCGCGGGACCTGGAACACCAGAAGAGAGTCCTGTCTAAACAGCTGGCGACTGTGAAAGAACAGCTACAGAGCAAGTCTGAGCAGCTGGCCACTGCCTCCACACAACTAAAGGATGCTTCCAAGCATTTGGAACAGTTGCAGAAAGTCtctgagcagaagaaag AACAAGATGTAGAGCTTGGCCAGCTGCGCCAGGCCCTcgagcaactccgagaggagaaggcgaaggagacagAGCGAGCGAGCAAGCTAGCCGAGGAGCTGAACGGTGATTATTCTCTATTCGGGGTTATGGTTGAAGTAACTTCCTCgcttgatggaactttgtaa